The following coding sequences lie in one Lelliottia jeotgali genomic window:
- a CDS encoding Glucose-1-phosphate thymidylyltransferase has translation MKGIILAGGAGTRLYPLTKGLSKQLLPVYDKPMIYYPLSTLMLAGIRDILVITTPEDNNNFQRLLGDGSALGVKITYAVQHKPEGLAQAFIIGADFIGNDSVCLILGDNIFYGQSFGRTLKAAAEIKDGAIVFGYHVKDPERFGVVDFDENKKVLSIEEKPEQPKSNWAVTGLYFYDNNVVSMAKTITPSERGELEITSINQLYLKNGKLKVELLGRGFAWLDTGTHASLNEASSFVQSIEHVQGLKIACPEEIALGNGWLTTEEIEIISDTMSKTDYGSYLKSLIKDKKLQFSLKVNR, from the coding sequence ATGAAAGGTATAATTTTAGCTGGCGGGGCTGGAACCAGGCTATATCCATTGACTAAAGGATTATCAAAACAGCTCCTACCTGTATATGATAAACCGATGATTTATTATCCATTATCTACATTAATGTTAGCGGGTATTAGAGATATTCTAGTTATCACCACCCCAGAAGATAATAATAATTTTCAGCGGTTACTGGGTGACGGTTCGGCCTTGGGGGTGAAAATAACGTATGCAGTACAGCATAAGCCCGAAGGATTGGCACAAGCATTTATTATTGGTGCCGATTTTATTGGCAATGATAGTGTGTGTTTGATTTTGGGTGATAATATATTTTATGGTCAATCATTTGGAAGGACATTAAAAGCTGCAGCCGAAATCAAAGATGGCGCGATTGTGTTTGGTTATCATGTTAAAGATCCTGAACGGTTTGGTGTAGTCGACTTTGATGAAAATAAAAAAGTACTGAGCATAGAAGAAAAACCTGAGCAGCCAAAATCAAATTGGGCCGTTACTGGTCTATATTTTTATGATAATAACGTGGTTTCTATGGCCAAAACAATCACGCCATCAGAGCGAGGTGAACTAGAAATTACAAGTATCAATCAACTTTATTTGAAAAATGGGAAACTTAAGGTTGAATTATTAGGGCGTGGTTTTGCTTGGTTAGATACTGGTACGCACGCGAGCCTTAACGAGGCTTCTTCGTTCGTTCAATCGATTGAACATGTTCAAGGGTTGAAAATAGCTTGTCCTGAGGAGATAGCCTTGGGTAACGGTTGGCTAACTACCGAAGAAATAGAGATAATTTCTGATACGATGAGCAAGACTGATTATGGCTCTTATTTGAAATCACTCATTAAAGATAAAAAGCTCCAGT
- a CDS encoding N-acetylneuraminate synthase, which produces MNNIVQTVSELFKLSGKCNIAIIGKGPSLDEIEKNSLSDYFIININDSERILAGDICIYAHEWVRKYFEENERLCDLYITSEPVLNDSKFITVDHIAENPENYRPIQERFFQAGFAVEDALIISAIKLSNLIADNLRERISVYLLGFDFSIKNGFSSKANRNLGFGENDYLENLLESQQEYLSLLMRHKNELSIDVIHIGDKNFSGLSVAGFNRIISGGNYQVKSKSVKSENFFVSDSNKDSCNSRKVEIVAEITTNHFGDKKLLQRMIAAAAEAGADYIKLQKRNVETFYTQEELAKPYASPFGNTFRDYRNGLELNDDGFESVSKWCSEYGIKWFASVLDQDSYIYIKKFSPDLIKLPSTISEHEDFLRHVASEHTGSVVISTGMTSPEYEKFIINEFTNCKNIYLLQCVSSYPTMNEDANVAVVRHYHDLSLKYPKIIPGYSSHDIGSLCCQLAVAAGSLMIEKHVKYGNTPWAHFDNVAIDMLTDKFKLFVKDIRLAELCLGDGHKKVLKSEHHKYKKS; this is translated from the coding sequence GTGAATAATATCGTTCAGACGGTTAGCGAACTTTTCAAATTAAGTGGGAAATGTAATATTGCCATTATTGGTAAAGGGCCTTCGCTGGATGAGATCGAAAAAAATTCATTAAGTGATTACTTCATTATAAATATAAATGATTCTGAACGAATTCTTGCAGGCGATATCTGCATTTACGCCCACGAATGGGTTAGAAAATATTTTGAAGAAAATGAAAGACTTTGTGACCTATATATAACATCAGAACCAGTCTTGAATGATAGTAAGTTCATTACAGTTGATCATATTGCCGAGAATCCTGAAAACTATCGTCCAATACAAGAACGTTTTTTTCAAGCTGGATTTGCTGTAGAAGATGCCTTAATAATATCAGCAATCAAGCTGAGCAATCTTATCGCTGACAATTTGCGAGAGCGTATTTCTGTATATCTATTGGGTTTCGATTTTTCTATTAAAAATGGATTCTCTTCTAAAGCAAATCGAAATTTAGGTTTTGGTGAAAATGATTATCTAGAGAATCTTTTAGAAAGTCAGCAAGAGTATTTGTCACTGTTAATGCGTCATAAAAATGAATTGTCAATTGATGTGATTCATATTGGAGACAAGAACTTTAGTGGTCTTAGTGTCGCAGGGTTCAATAGAATTATCAGTGGTGGAAATTATCAAGTAAAATCGAAGTCAGTAAAATCCGAAAATTTCTTCGTGAGCGATTCTAATAAAGATAGCTGCAATAGCCGCAAAGTAGAAATTGTCGCGGAAATCACAACAAATCATTTTGGTGATAAAAAGTTATTGCAAAGAATGATAGCAGCTGCTGCAGAAGCAGGAGCCGATTATATTAAATTACAGAAAAGAAATGTGGAAACATTCTATACTCAAGAAGAATTGGCTAAGCCATATGCTTCACCATTTGGGAATACATTTCGTGATTATAGAAACGGCTTGGAATTAAACGACGACGGATTTGAGTCAGTTTCTAAATGGTGTTCAGAATATGGCATTAAATGGTTTGCATCTGTATTAGATCAAGACTCGTACATTTATATTAAAAAATTCTCACCTGATCTTATAAAACTACCTTCAACTATATCTGAACATGAAGATTTTCTAAGGCATGTTGCAAGTGAGCACACAGGGAGCGTCGTTATATCTACAGGGATGACTTCCCCAGAGTATGAAAAATTCATCATTAACGAATTTACTAACTGTAAAAATATCTACTTACTTCAATGTGTATCATCGTATCCGACTATGAATGAAGATGCGAATGTGGCAGTTGTAAGACATTATCACGATTTAAGTCTTAAATATCCAAAAATAATTCCGGGCTATTCTAGTCATGATATTGGTTCTTTATGCTGTCAGCTTGCGGTTGCTGCAGGTAGTCTGATGATTGAGAAGCACGTAAAATATGGTAATACCCCGTGGGCCCACTTTGACAATGTTGCCATTGATATGCTTACTGATAAATTTAAATTGTTTGTTAAAGATATAAGATTAGCGGAACTATGCTTAGGTGATGGACATAAAAAAGTTTTAAAAAGTGAGCATCATAAATATAAGAAGTCATAA
- a CDS encoding inositol monophosphatase, translating to MSACRQCIQLINDSLPMILMLRNNKKIKDDDSFVSEGDLLIQDILIKHLERILPNHKLISEELAPFADNVWDQRGSYIVIDPIDGTENFVSGLKEWGVGISIYTNGIHTESCIYLPELNEQLVSGDNLTRYESRIYGLSSSLTKDDLLKTPTGFEYRIIGCSMYNMLNAVKGAFARFDNVNGVNCWDVLPGLNLALEHNIPAYVDGAKYTGELLFPTKKYKISIGVACE from the coding sequence ATGAGCGCATGTAGACAATGTATTCAATTGATAAATGATAGCCTTCCGATGATTTTGATGTTGAGAAATAACAAGAAAATAAAAGATGATGATAGCTTTGTATCTGAAGGTGATTTATTAATACAGGATATTTTAATTAAGCATCTAGAAAGAATATTACCAAATCATAAACTGATCTCTGAAGAATTAGCACCATTTGCTGATAATGTTTGGGACCAAAGAGGATCATACATTGTAATAGATCCAATTGACGGCACGGAGAATTTTGTTAGTGGATTAAAGGAGTGGGGTGTTGGCATATCAATTTACACCAATGGTATACATACTGAATCCTGTATTTATCTTCCTGAACTGAATGAGCAACTAGTTTCGGGAGATAATCTAACTAGATATGAGTCAAGAATCTATGGATTATCATCATCACTGACTAAAGATGATTTACTAAAAACTCCTACAGGCTTTGAATATCGTATTATAGGTTGTTCAATGTACAATATGTTAAATGCAGTTAAGGGGGCCTTTGCAAGATTTGATAATGTTAACGGCGTTAACTGTTGGGATGTATTGCCTGGCTTAAATCTGGCATTGGAACATAATATTCCAGCATATGTAGACGGAGCTAAGTATACTGGAGAGTTATTGTTTCCAACGAAAAAATACAAAATTTCTATAGGGGTAGCATGTGAATAA
- a CDS encoding N-acylneuraminate cytidylyltransferase has protein sequence MLVYAIVPARSGSKGLPDKNIRELSGKPLIAYSIEFAKQLPSVSKVICSTDSEKYADIAKKYGAEVPFLRSAEAAIDTAMEQDILKDLRQKFQESEIPEPDIIVWLRPTFVFRSVEDIEKGISVLKNNPSYSSARTVVSAENRLYTIQDDVLSPLFDDHSKSMIRRQNMPNAFTVFSTDIIRFKGVAISDDFLGRKVYPIISDKICGLDIDDLFDFEIVEAVLEKKKVSL, from the coding sequence ATGTTGGTATATGCGATTGTACCTGCACGTTCGGGCTCAAAAGGCTTGCCGGATAAAAATATTAGAGAATTAAGTGGGAAGCCATTGATTGCGTATAGTATCGAGTTTGCAAAACAGTTACCCAGTGTGAGTAAAGTTATTTGTAGTACGGATTCTGAAAAGTATGCTGATATTGCAAAAAAATATGGGGCAGAAGTTCCCTTTTTGAGAAGTGCCGAAGCTGCAATAGATACAGCAATGGAACAGGATATACTTAAGGACTTAAGACAGAAATTTCAAGAGAGCGAAATACCAGAACCTGATATTATAGTTTGGCTAAGACCAACTTTTGTATTCAGGAGTGTTGAAGATATAGAAAAAGGAATTTCTGTTTTAAAAAATAATCCATCATATAGTTCTGCACGAACGGTTGTTTCAGCTGAAAATAGATTATACACAATTCAAGATGATGTGTTGTCTCCGTTGTTTGATGACCATAGTAAATCAATGATCAGAAGGCAAAATATGCCGAATGCATTTACTGTATTTAGCACTGATATTATACGATTTAAAGGGGTCGCTATATCAGATGACTTCTTAGGTAGAAAAGTATATCCAATAATATCTGATAAAATATGTGGTTTGGATATTGATGATTTATTTGATTTTGAAATAGTTGAAGCTGTGTTAGAGAAGAAAAAGGTGTCACTATGA